The Jaculus jaculus isolate mJacJac1 chromosome 1, mJacJac1.mat.Y.cur, whole genome shotgun sequence nucleotide sequence CTTCCATTTTTGCTGCAACTGCTTCAGGAGGAGCACCGTATTTGGCAAGTTCGGCAGCCAACTGTGCCTTCGTTCCTCCCAGGAAGATGAAGCTTTCAAAAGCAACTGGAGGACATACTACTCCAGCATTAGCTGCAAGAAGTGAGTAGAGACAACTTAGTAAAGGGAAGTTGTCTCCTTACTCCCCATCTCTTTAACTTGAGACTAAAAACCTCAGGTGAGCCCCAGAAGATTAGACTCCTCTCCTATGATTATGCTCATGTCATCAGTAGACCTTCCAGGTTGTTTCTTCCTGAGGATCACCCAGCAAGAAGTAGAAGTAGAGTTTCCTTCATTGCATCTTTGTAtggtatagccaggcatggtgggccaCATCTTTAAACACAGTGTGTCTTTAAACACCTTACTACTCAGGAGGTTCATATTGTAGGACCTTGGTGAGAATAAGAATCTTGCTGAAGCAATCAAATATCAACATGCAAGataaaacatttttgtatttGAAGCCATACCCATTATTCCAAAGATTTCCTGGCTGATTAACTTCCCATTGCTACAATTGTTAATTTTAAGTTTCAACTAGATATTGGAATCTTACAGTCTTATATATCTTATTGAAATGAATGGTAAatttagattttgctagagaTCACAAAAGTTAAGGTCAATTTGCAGAAAACAATTTGATGACTAACACATACAAAgacaatattttgaaattaattcAGAAAAATTATATGTCCAGACTCACAGAGAGGGTGACATGAAGTAAGTGAATCCTATCTTGGATCTCTTCTGAAAGTTTGCATAGAACTAAAGTAACCACCCTTTCTAGTCTGGGTGCACATTCCACCttgaaaggctttttttttttaatatatatatgttttatttatttatttatttgagagagagagacagagacagagagagggaggatgggtgcaccagggtctccagccactgcaaatgaactccagatgcttgtgcctccttgtgcatctaacttatgtgggccctggaaaattgaaccgagatcctttggccttgcaggcaaacaccttaactgctaagccatctctccagcctttgaaagGCTTTTGTGAGGACTAATTTGACAGTGTTCTCAAACCTGGCATCACACTCAAGTTCCTCCTGcatcagtctcccaagtagcttAGGGTGTAGAAAACAGGCTTTACCCAGGATTTGAAAATGACTCTAATCAGCAGGTGTCTAAATAAGATTTGATATGAGCCTTCAGAATGAAAGATCAACTATGGGGAAACAAGGTAGATGATAGGGTGAGAGGCTACCTTGGGAGACAAGAAGACATACATAAGGTAAAGGAGGAATACGTGTCAGTGAAGCCTGGCTCATTCTTGAGGGCACTGGATGCACAGAAATGTTTGGTtaccttgtgaaggtattgctgaTGGACAACTAGAGATATCTTGAAACACGTAAATCACAGTGGAAATGAGTATACTATTTCTTTCACCATTACTGTCAGGGTTGCCagtaaaataacagaaaatatagGACTTCTTATTCTCAAAGCCTATTTGTGAATTTTGACAATTCAAATTTCCAGTGAATATCAACCCTTATGAATTTGGAGTCTTCTTGTCATCTTCTtcgatacaaaaaaaaaaaaaatccaaaactgggctggaggaatggctttgtagttaagtcacttgcctgcaacacaTGAGgaaccagttcaattccccaataaccatgtaaatcagacacacaaggttgtaTGTGCATCAGAAAttaatctgcagtggctagaggacctggaatgGCAATTCAATTTCTCTTTATGCCCCtcttttacttactttctttctcaaataaataagttaataatatttaaaaatcataaaccaacaaaaaccctgaaaaaagtgaaaaacaaattcTGAAATTTGCttgtaataatttttttgagtGAATGTGTGGAAAGCCTTTAAATGACCTTATGGTTTAAGGGAGTGCTTTCAAAAGCTCAGATAATTTTAGAATACtatttttttcctgatttctaCATCCTACTAGGCAGCTGTTGCTGGGCTGATCACTAGTGACACTCACCTTCATAGCAGCAAAGAGCCAGAGTGGCCAGGAGGAGAGCCAGGAACCTCTTCATGGTGGTCTGCAAGCTCTGACCTTTCCACACTAGAGAATGATGGAGCAGTTTGGACTTCACCAGAGAAGTCTGAGTGGCTCATGGGGCCCAGGGCTATTTGTACCTAGTGGTGATCACTGGTCCTACCCATGCAAATCCTAATAAGGTCTTTCTCCTCAATCACTGAGTGGAGAAAACATCCCCAGTGTGAATGTGCACACCTCCTTCCCGGCACTCTGGGCCAGAGTCCAGACAAATAACTTCATGGGAACACCATCTGCCAAGTGATGATCGTATTCTCCAAAAAGAAATTTGAGCAAACAGTTGACTTTTTAACTTGTCATTAGTGCACCTGAGTTCTCAGTGTCTGGTAATGAACCCAGGGTGTCCTGATAAGTGGGTGACAGCTCCTTGGCACACAGAGTAcctctccacactgacttcctGGGAGCCACTCTTCCAAATCACAGGGTCTAGCTACATTATAAAGTCAGAAAGTTCTAAAACACACAACTTCAATATGctagaaacataaaaacaaaataaaccttaaGTTGGAAGAGGACcgaaatactaaataaaatagaCACTAAATATGAAAAACACCTGTGTAACAAGACATGGTTCTTCAAAAAGATGAGCAAACTAGATAATAAGTAGCTATCCTAATGAtaagaaaaaaaccacaaaacatgtGACAGAAAATAAACGATGAAAGAGAACCATTGCAAGTGACACCACAGAAATGAGACACCAAGGATCACTGGGGGTTATTATCAACTCCAGGACAATAAACTTGATAACTTTGATGACATGAAGCAGTTTAGAACATATATGCCTTACAAAGGTTGAATCTGAAGAAATGAAAACCTAGATAGACttgtgtaaagaaaaaaattctctaccaaaactCCCCACATCGAGGAGAAACTTATAAGATGGGATCACTGATAAATTTTACTAAATATTCAAAGAAGAACTAATATTTATTACTAATTGATTCCAAACTATGTTGGGTAGAGTGGATCCAAAATCATTCTACAAGGGTCACATGCTCTTATATCAAAATCACACCGAGACACAACAAGGGAAAACACCTAAAATATCCTGACTGGACACACTTGCAAGCATCCTCCACAAAATGCTAATCTCAGAGGACCTGAGCCCTCCTTAGTTCAACTCCTAGAATCCATGGAAAATGATGGACATTTCAACATACATCTACAACTCCAGCCTTTGAGGAAGAGACAAGTGAATTACTCAGGCTTGCTGACATCAAAAGAGCAGTTCTAGGTTGAGGGAGAGGCCTTTTTCGAGGAAGTTGGTGGGTAAGAAAAACAGAAGGGCACCTCAAGCCATACTGTGGCCTCCACAAACATGTGGGCCACTACACACACACGAATACACTTTACATAATATACTactaatacacatacacatacacacacaaagacagcATTGGAAATAttacaattaataaataaataaaggaggaagttagggctggagaaatggctcatcagttaaaggcgcTTAGAGGCAAAGCCGGAaaccccaggttcagttctcctgtatacacataatgccagatgcactaaaTCTGAGTTCCCCtgttgtggcaggaggccctgacatgcctattatctctcactctgtctctctctctttctcctctcaaataaataaatatttttttaaaagttgggagTTAGggcaaaagagatggcttagtggttaaggtgcttgcctgcaaagccaaaggacccaggttctactacCAAGGATGCAGGTAAGTGAAATGCAGAGAGTAGTGCAGGCATCtgaggttgtttgcagtagctgcatgCTCTGGCATTgccatgctcgctctctctccttttctctttttcaaataaataaattaaaactataacATATTTTAAACAGCTGGACGTTACAAAATTACTTGACATAAACCATTAGTTGTTTTTAACTGCTAATAGAAAATTCTCTGAACTGTGAATCAAGAAATCAATTTCACTTACaagctataataataataaatatcaagGTTAAACTTaactgaagaaagaaaggattcataaaaaaatatattaagcagAAGTGAGGATGAAATAAACTTCTCAGCTCCTGGACAGGTGACCACACAGCTCAGCTTTCTCAAGTTAGTCAGGGTGTGTTGTTGTCTCTGAAAACCATCCATACAGTGTCTGTAAAGCTCCAAAGAAAGACTCAACTTTTCACAATAAATATTATGGTTATGCTATTCATACGATTGCTGTGAAAACTATTACAATAGTCTTTGTCAGGTCATTACTTGAATGTAACAGTGACAATTCATGTTTAATTGAACGTTTCCATGAAATTTGCTGAGATTAGAACTTAACTGTTCTCACAATAAATGTAAACTATATGAAGGTATATACATGTTGATTAGGATAATTAACAATTGGAATGCATAGGGATATGGAAGTTTTTTTAAACACTACACATATATTATTTATGGTCAATTCGCCATTAATAAGAATATAAATTCAAATATATGAATTTCACCTGTGTTCTGGGCCTATTAATATGGCaataatatgtaattttttattaCAGACATTCACTATGGATACATCATCTGTTGGTACTGTCCTTTATTTGTAAATTCTATTAACAAAtattttgaagggctggagagatggcttagccattaaagcctgccaagccaaaggacccaggtttgatttcacagaacccacgtaagccagatgcacaaagcagcacatgattctggagttcatttgcagctgtaatccctggcatgcccattatctccttctctctctgtctctctctctctccttcctctctctctctctctaaaataaattaaaataaaataaatactaaataaagaaAGTTggcttcttaaaaattttttgaaagaaaacaatcaaataaaatCCATTAAACATGGACTGAACTGTTTTTTCCAACTTAAACATTTCAACTTATATCTGAATATCACTATGTTCTGTCATTTTACAGAATGTAAAATCAAAGTACAGATTTCTGTGGGCTAGTTATCATGAGGGCTTCAATTTCTTGCTCTATAAATATAAGGCCAGAACATTGCCATATTTGGTTATAGGATAAAATGATTAAGTTGAAAGAGAAAACCTATTTGAAtcgatgttggatttttttttcctggacttTCAATGTAGTGCCTAAGCATGCTGCCTACCATGGAAACCACttactaaaataaattatttaaggctgggcatggtggcgcatacctttaatcccagcactcaggaggcagaggtaggaggatcgcagaaaGTATGAGGcctccatgagactacatagtgaattccacatcagcctggaccagagtgaaaccctacctcgaaaaaaataaaattaattaattaattaaataaaatgattaacaaACTTTGATGTTTACATAGTGCCTTCTGTAGGCCACAAGTATCTAAAGCTCTTTATAATTTTTCCACACTTATCGCCTCACGCAGTTCTATGACCACTCTCATTTTGAAGGAAACACAGAGCGTTAAGTCTTGTGCTCACATTCAGCCAAGGTTTAGCTTGTTATTGTCTTAATCTTATGTGCCATGTTCCCTGCCATACTTGACCTGGTCAAGTACCAATTTTCCTCAGGCCTCTGGACTTACCCCAGACCAATTTTACAGTTGAAATAACTCCAAttgtttttctgcttttcctCCTGGCTGGCTTTCATGGTGCCAGAAGAATCTATGCAGGCTGCTAGGGGAGAAAGTTCAACAATGGCCTCAAATCGAGGTGAAGCCAATGACCTATAATGCTAatctgccagaaaaaaaaatgtttccactGATGTATTGTGTTATAGGGGTAATCAACCACTTACTGAGGGGATTTGATACCTCCTCTATACCAGTGAGTTCATgcaagattttattaaaaaaaaaaaaaaaacaatggcagGAAAAGCCATAGGCACTAGGGAGCAATCTAgtatgctttctttttaattttcttgaataGTTGTGTTCTCAGAATACCTTCTAAATATGTACATTAATATCCACATAAGAGTGCAAAGTTCAGACTTATGCAGAAAAGGTTGCTTTCTTTGGCAGGCAGCATTGTGCTAAAAGTAAATGAATGCTGAAAGCTCAGCTCTAGATGTGGAATCTGCATTGTCCTCACCCATGGCTCAGGAAGGCACAAAGCACTGGGGAGGATGTCATATCTGAAGGGTACATAGGAATATTGTGGTGGTTTCCTGTCTATCATGACATGGCCTTTAAACTGATAAATTCATAGCAACTGTGGTCACTGCATAAGAGCTACACAAAATAGCGGCACTCAGCAGTCCATTAGAGATGTAGAAGAGACGACTTTGAATCCACTTCTGTGCACATACTGGCTGTTACCGGTTGCTGGAGGAGGGGCTGATTCTCTTCAACAGTGTATCCACTTATAAGGGGATTAGGAAAGGAGGGTATTGGGCAATGGGATGGCTGAGTGTAGGGAAATGAGAAACTGTGTGATCCAAATGCAATGTGTACTTGTGAAATTATTATCAACTAAAACaggaaagtatgtattttgccttaaacaaaatgaaagaactcttaatggcttttaaaaagatacaagCCTGTCACTATTTTACTTTTCCTTAAGCCAAGTATGCCATAAGTAAACTGTTATTCAAGATATACCAACCTTATTTCACACTCTCCTACAAACTCAGAACATAAAATATagcaatattctttatttattaaatacatattttatgtgaaataaatatttctgacTGTTACTATAGAAACTACCAGAGATAATCAATGCACAGGGTGAcaaggttttgttttggctttttttttttttttttttttttgaggtagggtcttgctgtaggccaggctggccttcactaggcagtctcaagataacctcaaactcacagcgttcctcctgaacctctgcctcctgaatgctgggataaaagctaTGCCACCACATTGGCTcttgtttttgcatttttgttggATATCCTAAGAGTTCGCTAATGGGTTTGTTGAAAATATGAGTTTTCACATGGAGTCACTacctaatttcttttaaatatcatGTAACTTTCACATAGATATAAGTTGACTTCTTCCTCTCCTATTTGTACCCTTTGCATTTCTTACTCTTGATTTAATGGTGTATCTAGCTAAGGCTTTGAGCACATTGTTGAATAACCTGATGAAAGCAGACATATTTGTCTCCTTCCAAGTATCAGAGGAAATGCTTTCAGGTTTTCTGCAGTAAGGAAATGCTATCTAGAGTTCTGTTGGGTACAATCTTTACTATGTTGACATTTGTTccctctattcccagtttcttcagggcttttatcatgaagacatATTGTACTTTGTCACAGGCTTTTTTGGCATCTATTTAGAAGACCATGTGATTTCTCtccttaagtctatttatgtgTTGCAttatatttactgatttttgtacaacAACCCATCTTTCCATTCCTGGAGCAAAACCAAATTGGTAATGGCAAATGGTCTTAtttaatttctattattattattattgttgttaacaagatgtttcatatgaatGCATCATGGCTTGATGGCCTCTTTTCACTGGTCCtcacccccattccattggggacagtTCTTAGTAGGGTTGCAGgtcttccccatggggttgtggtttatgcattatgggaggaacagtcagttatttttttgtgggggagggaacACCacaggcatgatgtctcaacatgtgactcttagaatctttctgacccctcttccacaaaattctctgagccatggtgggtgagttttaagtctacttccatgatgagctcttaggagcctctggatctctgctttggtaggtgttgactatcctcagggtctgtctccatcaccctggagctgattaTCAGATATAGcttggaagcagcgctcttgctcatctccccaattttcCTGggttttcagctgtggcttggctgaagtgtgaggggcagtttatctcctctggtcttgctaccttttgaaaaagaagagcATATTTTCCAACAAAGAATGAAGTCAGTATAATTTAAATGGTATAAgcattactaatttagggaggatttgatgtatgtaacccctcttttagccaaaaactcgtgagagcttgacactgggcAACATAttctttgtctccacaggattctgatctggttcccaatttcgATTGTGTTCCTTTTACACTGAGagggtctcttagccaatcagaaaactactGGTTACCCAGTGAGGCTCTTTGCCACTACTGCACGGGCATGTACACTGTGTGAGGGTGTTTGGTTCTGAGTAGCTTTGACCTCTGGCTGCTCAGACCCCtgctggccattttctcccagttgctcatgtagcacttttcagcactagacacgctgtcttGGGACTCGcattcttctgaattccagccaggtctctccttgCTCTGTGTCaggagcatatggtgtcttcagcaatagtgtcttagcttttacctcaggcaggtaatcaaatgctttgacagaatgCTGTCTTGATTTGGAGACATCATAGGTCTCTcctatcaacagctcaatgtgggtagcaaccaatctctgatactgggagttacatgtctgacacagaaaaaaattttcttttaagcttaggctgcATATCTACAGTGGCAGTGATAGGAAGTATAGTAACTATGATAGCTATTAGCATGCAAACAGATCTTTCTTTTGGTTTCATCCATAATCATGCAGGTGAGTGCTGTGGAAAGTTCTCAGTTTCTTCTCAGCACAAGAAAGAATTGCAGTGCAGGAAATATTATAAAGCAAGCAGATTTTGTTCAGAGAAATGTAAAAGTAAGGAAAATCTCCCTTTAGGATAAGTAGGGGTCCCCGAATAGGGTGGCAactgatctctctctttctctccccctctctctctcactccccacTGGTTTATATCTGGTTTCATAATCCCTTCCCAGCCTACATCATGTCTATCTCTATAGGGTCTTGCTTATGCATGGATTCTTAGTCAATAGTGTATTGGATGCCGCATTCTGATTACATACTCCCGTGCCTCTGCCTGATTCCTTAAGGACAGCAACACTCACTACAGCCTTGGATGTGGCCTATGAGAAAGGTGAGGCATCTTACAAAACCATTTGCTCATAAGTTGCCTTGGCTGTGGGCTATGAGTGAAGTCCAGCTTCTCGCTGGGAGCTTTTCCTCCCCCACACTTTTTCCTCCCCCACGAGCTCCTAGGAGCAAGATGGGAGAAAGTCATTATTACTAACCCATGGCTCAAAttcctctccctatctgccttgtgccctcctatctctttctcattttcccttCTAAGCAGGCCACCCTAGCTACTGTTAGAATGATGTGACTAGCACCGTTCTGGTTTCTTCTTGCAGGAAAAGGGCATCAATCATAGCAATTGGGTGTCTTTGAGGTTGTCAGACTGATTCAGAGCCATCAGGATGATCTAAGATTCCCTGATAGAAGCCTGGGGGAGTAGACATGCAGGGCGCCCTCAGAAGCACTGTTTGTATCATGACTTAGTTTAAATGACaggagacaggggctggagagatggcttagtggttaagctcttgcctgtgaagcctaaggaccctagttcgaggctcaattccccaggacccatgttagctagatgcacaagggggtgtacatgtctggagttcatttgcagtggctagaatccctggcgcgcccattctctgtctctctgaatctgcctctttctccctctctctctgtatctgcctctttctctctgtcactcaaaaataaataaataaaaattttaaaaatattttaaaaaattacaggaaACAAATTGGATGATGTGATTTATAATATAGGGGCTAAAGCAAAGAACAATGCATCTATTATGAGAGGCCTAGGGATGGCAAAATCTCTAGAAAGATTCAACGTCCTATTGAAGAGAAGTTATTACTAAGCCAAATGTCTCCTGATGTCTCTTCTTTTGATGTGTCTATTATTTTGACAATTTACTTaattttatctcaattttcttcTACTTTGCCTGTTATCATGTAAAAAACAGTTTTCCTTACTGAATGCATTCCGTCCTCCCCAACTAGAGAGAAAAGCTCTTCTTTTATGTTGCTGCTTTCATGGCAGCATCTGTACTTTTTTTGGCCTGAGTCACTGGCTTCTCTACCATCTGATGACTTTGGTCATGTGTGTCTGCCACCTCAGCAAGAGCACACACTGCACCTAAATCTCTAGAACTTTTTGGCACATTTGAACAGGGACTCTGAGGTCATTGGAGGAGTGTGCTTACAATATtagaaaagtatatttaaagTCTATCTAAATATTTGACCCTCTGTTTCCGATTAACTTTAGTACCCTAATTAAGTTCTGTTAGTTGGGTACTAGTATTAACAGCGAGATGACCAGATTTGAACATTTAATGTGCGGTTACCATTACATACCCAGCTCTTCTTTTCCCattgtagacaaaaaaaaaaaaaaagctcaaactGTATATAGCGCTATGTCAAGTTGTTCTAATGGCTGATCTCTAAGTTCTGACTTGGCTGCCTGAAGTTCATCAGGACTTCTTATAGGAATTGAAGGGCCCTTCCTCTTTTGGAACATAAATAGCTAGGTTAGGATTAGGACATAATCTTAGGACTAGTTCAGGTCCTTCCATGAGCAAGGTTTGATATGTTACTCGGCAGCTGTCTAGTAGCCATAGATAGCCCTTAAAGTTTAAAATGCCCCCAATATCAAGGATGGGCTAAGCACTGTAAGAGGTTGACCCAAGACCAGGTTTTATGCATCAGGTATCTCAATTCTTATTGTTGTTATTAATCTAATGCCTCTAGGCCTGAAGGGTGTGAATGCAACAGGAAGATAGATAATGGTCCTGATGAGAAGGGACATTATATCACAAATAACCAAGTGTCTATAATTCTTACATGGATGAGTAGATATACACTGTCCACTAGATAGGCTTGATGGATGGTGGGTTACTCCTGTTTTCTCAATCTCTGGACCCCCGTTTTAGTTGCTAATTgatgaaatcacagaaaaatCTCTCAGACAACTGAGAATTTTCTTTAAGCAACCCTTCAAGGTAAAACTCTGGTTGGGGAATATCATGGCCAATAAGGGTAGTTATCTTTCATTAGAAAAtgtacatctgggctggagagaagtcttggtggttaaagtacttgcatcagagcctaaggactcatgattgactctctaggtcctgtgtaagccatacacacaaagtgatacaatgtgcagggtcacacatgtgcacaggggggctcacatgtctagagtttgattgcagtggctggagaacttggcatgacaattctctctttcattcaatctcttgcattaaaaaaaacaaaaacaggaaaaggtgctggacagatggcttagtggttaagtcatttgtctgaaaagccaaaggaccttggtttgattctcccagacccacgtaagccagatgcacaagggggcacatgtgtctggagttcgtttgctatggctggaggtgctagcataaccattctctctgtcccaatttctgccactttctctccatctctctcacaggaataattttttttaaagtttttaaaaaataaaaaggtagccgggcgtggtggcgcacgcctttaatcccagcactcggggaggcagaggtaggaggattgtcatgagttcaaggccaccctgagatgacagagttaattctaggtcagcctggaccagagagagaccctacctcaaaaaacaaaaaacaaaaaacaaaaaaaagaaaaagaaaaaggcaaacaaaaaaatccatgtgTTCCTGTTCAAAGTTTTAGGTAAAACGTAAAACATTAAAGTAGTGGGTAACTATAAGAAACTTAAATGAATATACATGTGAATTATTTTCAAAGGCTAATAATCAAAggattttaaacattaaaaaaaaaagtggctttaTGGGGGGAACAGAAAGGAGTGAAAAAGGAAATTTGGAGAATGCCACATGAAGAAGTGGTAGAAAGTGATGCCTGACTGAGCAAGGTGGGTCACATGTACTTAGAGAATCAAAACTGGACAGAATTTATAGAAGCAGTGTGCAAGACAAATGGAGTGAATATACTGCTAGACATCAGCACTGTGCCACTGAGGAGCATACCAGTGACTTAAACCTTAACTGTAAACCCCAACATGTTTACATGAACTTGGgaagagacattttaaaaattaacatatttaagATGATGATTGTGAAGTAAGTACAAATGCTCCTAAACCTGTaataatgagaaagagaggaacaaggtcaaaaacaaacaaaaaagaggaagtGTTGGGGCAGCATGCTTATGGAGGCTTAAAGAAAAGGAGTTTTTGGTCAAGAGCATGGAGGAGGAGAGAAGTATGTTGGAGTTGTGTTTATGTCTTCTCTAACTTGTGCTTGTATTCAGCCTCAATTGGGCAATGTCTGGCATCTCCTAGATCTGTTTCTACTTTTTATATAGTTCCTTCTTGACAGGGCCCTCTAGTCGCTAAAATTAAGGTGGTGGTATGTAGGATAGACAGTTCCTTTTATACTTCTGAAACTGCTCATTCCAGCCCATAGACCTTCATGTGTATTGTATTCTCAAAACCCATTTGGAGGTTGCTAATTCAGATTTTTAGAGAATAGTGTGCCTTATGAATCAGGAGACTTTGAGTCATCTTCCTCGATATAAGAAAATCATAAGGAAGCCAAAcactaaaaaaagagaaaaacagggctgaagggatggcttagcacttaaggcatttgcttataaagccaaaggattcaggttcgattccccagggcccacattaacaagatgcacaagggagcacatgcatcttgagttcttttgcaatggctgaaggccctggtgtggccattctctctctccctctttctctgtcacataaatttaaaaaaggaaaaaaacaatttctgaaatttccttgaaataatttttttgactAAGCATGTGGAAAGACTTTAAATGAACTCATGACTTAGCAGTTCAAAAATCTCAGGAGAAATTTAGAATACTGTTCTTTCCTGATTACTCCtccaaaataatataattattctGAGAAGAAAACTTACTAGGCAGATGCTACTGAACTGATAACAAGTTACAGTCATTTTCATAGCAGCAAAGAGGTAGAGAAAC carries:
- the LOC101612644 gene encoding secretoglobin family 1D member 1-like, whose translation is MKRFLALLLATLALCCYEANAGVVCPPVAFESFIFLGGTKAQLAAELAKYGAPPEAVAAKMEVKKCVDKIDIVKEELIKKTLIAEKTGKIQDPQVQQEKMAD